The Persephonella atlantica region ACAGGAAAGTTATCAGCAGGTTTTCCTCCGTAGATGGATATTCCTACTCTAACAGCATTACAGTAATCACAGTTATAAACAAGCCCTGCACTGTTTTGCAGATGTATGTACTTAGGATAAAAACCTGCTCGCTGGAAAGTATTCACAATACTGTAGAAAACTAAAATCTGCTTTTTGGTAAATTCAGGGTCTGTATCAGCTGAAGGAAAGTGGGACATTAACCCCTCAACCTGTAGCTTTTTTATCTTTTCCAAAACTGTGTTCACATCTTGAGTAAGAAAACCTAATCTGTGCATTCCTGTATCAAATTTTAGATGAACTTTCTTTATGCTGTGTTTTAATGCTGTGTTTAACTGCTGAAAATCTGATATTACAGGCACAAGGTTGTATCTTTTAAAACATTCAATTTCGTCTTCTAATACTCCTCCCAAAACTAATATATCTCTATCTATACCTGCTTTCCTCAGCTCTTTTCCCTCTTCTGCTGTGGCAACACACAGATATTTAACTTCTGGAATTTCTGTCAGTATTTTTGATACATTAACAGCTCCGTGTCCGTATGCATCTGCTTTGACGACTGCAAAAACATCCTTTCCTGTAAAATCGTAAATCAGGGATACGTTTTCTCTCAGTCTTTTTCTGCTGATTTCTGCCCAGCTTCTAAAACCTTTTAGATATATCTTTTTCTCTCCTTTAACCATACTTATTCTTTTCGTAATTTTATCAGAAAAACCTTTTATTTTGTGGTAAAAAGTTATAAATTATAGTTATAACAGAAGGAGGTCTGATACTTGGATAAATGGATAGTTCTGTCAGTTTCTATGAGCATGATTGGTGGAATTAGCTGGTTCTTTTTTGGAAAGAAGGGAGAAGGAAAAAAGACTACAGAAAAAAGTTCTGGTATTGAGAGGATTGAACTAAACATATCAGGTATGCACTGTGCAGGCTGTGCTGCTGGAATAGAGGCAACTTTGGGAGCAACAGAAGGGATAATTACAGCATCTGTTAACCTCGCAACATCAAAGGGAGTATTTGAGTTTGACCCCTCCAAGATAGCGAAAGAACAGATAATAAAAAAGATAGGTGAGCTTGGATATCAGGCTTCTGAGTCTATGGAAGATTTTGAAAAAAAAAGTTAGAAGAAGAGCAGAGATTAAGATATAGATTTTTAACTGCTCTTGTATTAACAGTTCTTATATTCCTGATACATTTTTCTCCTTTTTCCATAAACGAAACAACAAAAAATACCCTTATCTTTCTGCTGGCAACGGTGGTTCAGTTTTATGCTGGTTTTGATTTTTATCGGTCAGCTATCTCTAACTTGAAAAACAGAATTGCAGATATGAACCTTTTAGTAGTTATTGGAACATCAGCCGCTTACTTTTACTCTGTTTTCGTTCTTCTTTTCCCCAATCTCTTTCCTGTAGATATGAGAAATCTGTATTTTGACGGTGCTGCAGCAATCATAACCTTTGTTCTTTTAGGCAGATATTTAGAAAGCCGTTCAAGGAATAAAGCTTCAGAT contains the following coding sequences:
- the alr gene encoding alanine racemase, coding for MVKGEKKIYLKGFRSWAEISRKRLRENVSLIYDFTGKDVFAVVKADAYGHGAVNVSKILTEIPEVKYLCVATAEEGKELRKAGIDRDILVLGGVLEDEIECFKRYNLVPVISDFQQLNTALKHSIKKVHLKFDTGMHRLGFLTQDVNTVLEKIKKLQVEGLMSHFPSADTDPEFTKKQILVFYSIVNTFQRAGFYPKYIHLQNSAGLVYNCDYCNAVRVGISIYGGKPADNFPVPVNTVMSVKAKVITVKRLKKGDTVSYGGTFKAPKDMDVAVVAFGYADGLPRELSNRGYFLFRDRKLKILGSVTMDMTIVDATGIEIKPMDAVTVIGKDNKNEIYFEDIAKMCSTIPYEIMCRISKRVKRVVVDE
- a CDS encoding cation transporter: MDKWIVLSVSMSMIGGISWFFFGKKGEGKKTTEKSSGIERIELNISGMHCAGCAAGIEATLGATEGIITASVNLATSKGVFEFDPSKIAKEQIIKKIGELGYQASESMEDFEKKS